One Rosa chinensis cultivar Old Blush chromosome 3, RchiOBHm-V2, whole genome shotgun sequence DNA window includes the following coding sequences:
- the LOC112194435 gene encoding triacylglycerol lipase 2: MAKYPSNPLLLVALICAFAAAGINSLDQNGICKSLVETQGYTCQDHQVTTEDGYILGLQRIPSGRSSNNSTAQKLPVLLQHGLTMDAAAWLINPPDQALAFILADKGFDVWLANARGTQASRGHQSLSTNDPTYWEWTWDQLATYDLPAFFNYVNNQTGQKVHYVGHSLGTLSVLAALSQQKLSNTLRSAALLSPVAYLGQITTMLGKISAQSHSADGLYASGIREYPPQGVAGQNLETFLCSQPGVDCSNFMAAVTGPNCCITPTSSNLIFQHIPQSTSTKNMVHLSEMIRRGTITMFDYNFPAINMQHYNQLTPPVYNMASIPKDVPLFLGYGGRDALSDVNDVKALLNDLSDHDKDKLVEQYVEEYAHMDFIMGGNANQKVYDPLLTFFGQH; this comes from the exons ATGGCCAAGTACCCTTCAAACCCTCTGCTTCTTGTGGCTCTAATTTGTGCTTTTGCAGCTGCAGGAATCAACAGTCTCGATCAAAATGGTATTTGCAAATCATTGGTGGAGACACAAGGCTATACTTGCCAAGACCATCAA GTAACGACAGAAGATGGTTACATCCTCGGATTGCAGAGGATTCCATCTGGACGTTCCAGTAACAATTCGACCGCTCAGAAGCTGCCTGTTTTATTACAACATGGACTTACGATG GATGCTGCAGCATGGCTAATCAATCCTCCAGATCAAGCTTTGGCGTTTATCTTAGCCGACAAGGGGTTTGATGTATGGCTTGCTAATGCTCGAGGAACGCAGGCTAGCCGTGGACACCAATCACTTAGTACTAATGATCCG ACTTATTGGGAATGGACATGGGATCAATTGGCTACTTATGATCTTCCTGCTTTCTTTAATTATGTGAACAATCAAACAGGACAGAAAGTACACTATGTTGGCCATTCACTG GGAACATTGTCAGTATTAGCTGCCTTGTCACAACAAAAGCTGAGTAACACACTAAGATCAGCTGCTTTACTTAGCCCGGTTGCTTATCTGGGTCAGATCACCACAATGTTGGGAAAAATTTCTGCTCAATCACATTCTGCTGAT GGACTCTACGCCTCTGGTATCCGCGAATATCCTCCTCAAGG GGTAGCTGGACAGAACTTGGAGACATTTCTCTGCTCACAACCGGGTGTGGACTGCTCCAATTTTATGGCGGCTGTAACCG GTCCTAATTGCTGCATAACTCCAACAAGTTCAAATCTTATCTTTCAGCATATACCACAGTCCACTTCCACAAAAAATATGGTACATTTGTCTGAAA TGATCAGGAGAGGAACAATAACAATGTTTGATTACAATTTTCCGGCCATTAACATGCAACACTACAATCAGCTTACTCCTCCGGTGTACAACATGGCAAGCATTCCGAAAGATGTTCCACTTTTCTTGGGCTATGGAGGGAGAGATGCACTTTCGGACGTCAATGATGTGAAGGCTTTGCTTAATGACCTTAGTGATCATGACAAGGACAAGCTTGTGGAACAATACGTGGAGGAGTATGCTCATATGGATTTCATTATGGGAGGGAATGCCAATCAAAAAGTCTACGATCCTCTGCTCACTTTCTTCGGGCAGCATTGA